In Oncorhynchus kisutch isolate 150728-3 linkage group LG11, Okis_V2, whole genome shotgun sequence, the genomic stretch TTAGTATGGCAGTTCGCCACATTAATCTATGCATAGTTTCTATATGTTTGCATAGTGGCCGATGTGAAGTCATTTTCCCCTCCGTCGTAACTCCGAAAGTAAAGTGCTGAAGGTTGTAAAACTTGTTGAAGTAAAAGTGAAGTGTTCACTATTGCGTAATGAATCCAGGAAGCAATGGAATGATTTGCCCGCATTTGTTTAGTGTCAAGTCATGCAAGTGTCAGAACGAGTAACAACTATGGAGCAACTAAATGAAATGCAGCTGAAGACTGTTGAGACCCAACTGAAAGAGCTATATCCTCAGTCGCAGCAGGTGGGTATTAAGGTAGTATAGTGTGCATTATATTAATTTTTATAATTAAATGATACTTTTTGTGTGAAGTTTATTAAGGTTTAAATGCACTTTTAAAAAATTGTAATGTGATAATTCAAAGATAATGATTTTTGGAATAGATtacattattatatattataacaGAATTTTTCCTAGAGGAAACTACTTTAGTTGTGGCAAGTCGGAATAGATGTAGCCTAAAgatttccaagatggcgtagcagtcagacttCGCATTCTCTTTAATATTTTTCCTACTcatcaacttcaaaatactctcctgcaacccgcctcacccaatatGGCGTGGATCTGTTTATATAATGTTTTTCCGATAACCAATTATGGTAAAATAACATCTTATTTCTATGTAATATCGACCCGTTGTTCCATATAAGACATTTACAGTATGAGGTGAAAAGTTGTGTTTATACAACAAAGCCCAGCACATTAAAGCGTGCTTGTGAAAAGCCACCAGTTTCACAGGAAGTTGGTCATCgtatgaaggagaggaccaaacgCAGCGTGGCAAGTGTTCATCTTGATTTTTAATACGAATAGTGAACACTGAAATAAAATGGCAAActaacagtcctgaacggtgaaataaaacacagaacagaaaaaacacccacgaaatacaagtaggaaaaggctacctaagtatgattctcaatcagagacaactaacgacacctacctctgagaaccataccataccataccaggccaaacacaacatagaaaatggaacatagacaacccacccaactcatgcactgaccatactaaaacaaagacataaataaaataactaaggtcagaacgtgacaataacgGGGAAGTCATCCAATAAATCACAATACTCAACCAAGTCTAACACCCGTCTCAGATTATTAGATATATGGCACCCTTAAACTCTGACATTCAATCAGAACATTCAAGCAAGACTAACCTTTTTGCAAAGATTAAGGCTATCATTTTGTAGTCGTTATTTAGGAGTGTGATTGGACGCCAATGATCAATATTTAAGAGATCCTTATGTGGTTTAGGTATAAGTGTAATAACCCCTTCTTTAAAGCCTCCTTAAATGTTTCAAGTAAAAATGGTGCTATTTCTTCAGAGAAGGTTTTGTCAAATTCAGAGGTTACTCCATCAATCACAACCTGGAGTTTTATTTTCTGAGCAATCCCATACTGGATGTCCATAATGGATAAACCTTTACAGCAAGACCGATTTGAATTCTTCACTAACTGAATTACCATTCTCTACAGAATCAAGGAGATCCTTAGTCATCCAAATTGTTATCTAAGGAGTAAAGATTCTCATAAAACTTAGTGGTATAAACTGATAACATCTCTATCCTCAGTGGTAACCCTGTTTCCGAAATGTGTTcagttcccctctcctcttttccaaaTTAAAGTATCTACGGTTCTTTTCACCTTTTTCAAGCCATTGTTTTCTGGATCTTATGAAAGCTTGTTACAGCATTCAGAGGTGGAAAAAAGAGatgaccaaagtgcagcgtggttagtgttcatcgtATTTAATAATAATCCAAGCTGAACACTACAAATTACCAAACAACAAAGTgcaaaccgaaacagttctgtctggtgcagacacaccgactgaaaataaccacccacaaaacacaaaggaaaacaggctacctaaatatggttctcaatcagggacaacgattgacagctgcctttgagaaccatatcaggccaaacacagaaatataaaatcatagaaaaactaacatggacaacccacccaactcatgccctgaccattctaaaacaaaggaactaaggtcagaatgtgacaaagCTCCTCTAGCCTTTTCCTCATACAATGTATCTAGTTGATTCTGTAAGTCATTCAATTTTGCTTTCTCATTAAGATCAAGATGCTCAATCTCTGCAATTGTCTTCGAGAGTTCAGCTACCTCACATCTCCTTCTTAAAGCAAGCCGTTTTCCTTAAGTAATACAGGCTGAGCGGATCTTAAATTTTAGCAGTTCACAATATTTCCCAAATTCTGCATTAGATATCGATAAAATTCAGTAAACAAAAATTAGATTCTTaatcacatttttttaaatcatcatgACATAACAATGAGTTATTTAATTTCCAATACCCCCCCCGAGTATTTCTTACCATCACTGCACATTCTTACAGTCAACCATATGACTTTATGATCCGTCAGGACTGCAGGCAATATTTTTTACCTCTACAGTGTTGGGCTCAAGACTAGAGGTTACCACCCACAAATAAATGATTGATTATAGAGAACGATCACTTACTCCATGTGTATTGTTTCTCTCCAGGGTTTTTAACTCTCCATATGTCAATTAAGTCCAGGCTTTGGCAGAAATTCACCAACTTGTTcacaccaatcaaatcaaatcaaatgtatttatatagcccttcgtacatcagctgatatctcaaagtgctgtacagaaacccagcctaaatcccaaacagcaagcaatgcaggtgtagaagcacggtggctaggaaaaactccctaggaaggccaaaacctaggaagaaacctagagaggaaccaggctatgtggggtggccagtcctcttctggctgtgccgggtggagattataacagaacatggccaagatgttcaaatgttcataaatgaccagcatggttgaataataataaggcagaacagttgaaactggagcagcagcacagccaggtggactggggacagcaaggagtcatcatgtcaggtagtcctggggcatggtcctagggctcaggtcctccgagagagagagaaaggagagaattagagaacgcacacttagattcacacaggacaccgaataggacaggagaagtactccagatataacaaactgaccctagccccccgacacataaactactgcagcataaatactggaggctgagacaggaggggtcaggagacactgcggccccatccgaggacacccgcggacagggccaaacaggaaggatataaccccacacactttgccaaagcacagcccccacaccactagagggatatcttcaaacaccaacttaccatcctgagacaaggctgagtatagcccacaaagatctccaatGTTAGGCCTATGGGGTAATCTATCAGTCGTATTAGAATAAACCATATTAAAATCTCCACCAAGATTTAAGACTTTCTTCAATTTCCTCTAGAAGTAAGTTATTTGGAGTATTAAAACAGTATCCATATACATTACACAACACAGATAATCTGTCCATGTGGTTGATGACCACTACTCGCCATGTCCATTGGTGTCCATTTGAAATTGTGTGCTAAAATTGCAACCCCAGCTGAATGATTAGTCCCGTGGGCCCAAAAAAATGACATTTGCCCCACTGATTTTTCCAATAATTATAGTCCTCTTTACATTAATGTGTTTCTTGAACGAATACAAGATCTGCGTTGCAGTCCTTTCAAAACAAAAAGCTTTCCTTTTCAACAGGTTTCGTGTCCCCCTGGCATTGATTGACATAAACTTCAAGTccatacagtgaggggaaaaaagtatttgatcccctgctgattttgtacgtttgcccactgacaaagaaattatcagtctataattttaatggtaggtttatttgaacagtgagagacagaataacaacaaaaaaatccagaaaaacgcatttcaaaaatgttataaattgatttgcattttaatgagggaaataagtatttgaccccttctCAATCAGAAAGACTTCTGGCTccactaccccggtcaacagccctgcgctccccaCAGAAACTCGCTcaaacctcccccacttctccttcacccaaatccagatatctgatgttctgaaagagctgcaaaatctggaccccaacaaatcagccaggctagataatctggaccctctctttctaaaaattatcCTCTGAAATTGTTGCACCCCCTATTACtaacctctttcatatcgtctgagattcccatagattgaagagggggatgaccgcggcagctttccaaagggggagacactctagacccagactgttacagacctatatctattctaccctgcctttctaaagtcttcgaaagccaagttaacaaacagattaccaaccattttgaatctcaccgtaccttctccgctatgcaatctggtttcagagctggtcatgggtgaacctcagccacgctcagccAGACTTTTgacttattggcagactcaacagccttggtttctcaaatgattgcctcgcttggttcaccaactacttctccgatagagttcagtgtgtcaaatcggagggcctgttgtccggacctctggcagtctctatgggggtgccacagggctcaattctcaggctgactctgtatacatcaatgatatcactctcgctgctggtgattctttgatccacctctatgcagacgacaccattctgtatacctctggcccttcattggacactgtgttatctaacctccagatgagtttCAATGTCATACATatttccttccgtggcctccaactgctcttaaatgcaagtaaaactaaatgcatgcttttcaaccgatcgctgcccgcacctgtccgcccgtccagcatcactactatgGACATTTCTGACTtacaatatgtggacaactacaaatacctaggtgtctggttagactgcaaactctctttccagactcacattaaacatctccaatccaaaattaaatctagaatcggtttcctatttcgcaacaaagcatccttcactcatgctgccaaacataccctcgtaaaactgaccatcttaccgatcctcTACTTCGGCGATGttgtttacaaaatagcctccaacactctactcagcaaattggaagcagtctatcacagtgccatctgttttgtcaccaaagcccatatactacccaccactgtgacctgtatgctcttgttggctggccctcgcttcatacacTCGTCGCCAAAcaacactggctccaggtcatctacaagtctctgttaggaaaagccccgccttatctcagctcactggtcaccatagcagtacccacccgtagcacacgctccagcaggtatatctcactggtcacccccaaggccaattcttcctttggctgcctttccttccagttctctgctgccaatgactggaacgaactgcaaaaatctctgaagctggagactcatatctccctcactagctttaagcacagctgtcagagcagctcacagatcactgcacctgtacatagcccatctgtaaatagcccatacaATCTACCTCCTccacatactgtatttatgtatttatcttgctcctttgcaccccagtatctcaacttgcacattcgtcttctgcacatcctaccattccagtgtttaattgctatattgtaattcaTTTGCCaccatgacctatttattgccttacctctcttatcctacctcatttgcacatgctgtatatatatttttctactgtattattgattgtatgtttgtttattccatgtgtaactgttgttgtaTTCGTCAAacttctttgctttatcttggccaggtcgcagttgcaaatgagaacttgttctcaactagcctacctggttaaataaaggtgaaataaaatgaataaataaataaaaagcatgTATTAAAACatagtgagtgtacaaaacatcaggaacacctgctctttccatgacaccgACTGACcaggctatgatcccttattgatgtcgcttgttaaatccacttcaatcagtgtagatgaaggggaggagacatatTAAATAAGTACTTTTAagagagagacatggattgtgcgccattcagagggtgaatgggaaagacaaaagatgcctttgaacagggtatgtcagtaggtgccaggcacactggttttagtgtgtcaagaattgcaacgctgcagggtttttcacacaacagtttcccatgtctGAAAGTTGTTCTTGAAACACAACTGTGTCAAGTTGTTTGATGTCCtgtgtggagtcaacatgggtcagcatccctgtggaatgctttcccTGATGAATTGAGTTTATTCTGAGggcagctcaatattaggaaggtgttcctaatatttttttCCTATACTGcaccccgtgggaatcgaacctacAACCCTGGttttgcaagtgccatgctctactaactaaGCCACACAGGACTTTAAACATAACATATACAAATGCTAGATAACATATATTGAGTATTTCATTTATATCAAACAAGGATAGGAGTTCATACTTTGTTTTCTAATGGAGGCATCTAGGGAACTGTCAGGTACATGTCCGATTTGATCTGTAGTGTCTAATGGTTATTTTGCCTTGTCTGTCAAGGTTTATGGTTACATTTTCCAGATGAACAGAGTTATGGCTGACCCGATTCAGGTTTTTGTGGACCGCTGGCCAGAATTCAATGTCATTCTCTGCAAACCACCATATGAGAAGGTAACATTAGATACATTCATAAATATACACATGTCCCAAACTTAATATAAATGTGTATTTTGTTGGCTTAACTCCTCATTTGCCCATTTTGCAGGAGGGGGACCTATTTAAAGACACATGTGTTTTTACTAAAGATGAAGCTTCTTTTAGGAATATCCTTGGAGAGAACAACATAATTGACTGGACAAAGTTCCTCTGTTTAGgtaattacactgtaattacAGTACCTGCCACTTGAATTTTGCCTGCTTGCCccacccccctctgtctcttgtTTCTCTTTCCTAAAACTAAAGtaagtttctctctttctcctaaaACCATCACCCATGGACCTTAAAATGCATGTACCATGTTGAGAATTCCCCATTCGGAGTGTAACGccctctttagctctctctcatgctcccccAAACTGAGCTCTGGTTCAGGTCATTATTGCACCTTCCCCTACTAAAATAGTGGAGGAATGTGCACCAACAACATGGACCAGAGCTACACACAATCTCAGCCTTGCCCAGCTGCAGCAGATAGCAGGGCCATAAAACAGGGGATGGTGAGCTCCCCATTGTGTTTTATTAATTTAACCTATTGCTTtatccaggaagtcccattgggATCAGAAGACTTCTTTTACAAGCAAAGAAAGACCTGGGCTGTATGTATAAAGCTTGCcagagtaggagtgttgatctaggatcagttttgcattATTATGAAGAAGgaggaactgatcctagatcagcactcctattctgagacgCTTGATAGATACGGCCCCTGGTGTCTCTGGTTGTCTCTAGACTGCTGGGATCTGGGGTGATTTCATTAGTCACACACCATATAGCACAAAGTTCAATTTCGTAGAAGTTGTTTGCCAACTTTACAGCCCTCTGCTATTTTAGGCACCAGTCTTTGCTATGAGGAGATGGTGATGGCGGTGGCTTCTGAGAGAAAGGTGCCCGTGAATAAAGTGTCTGTGAGTCACATGATGATGCTCCAGGATCCATCCCGCCTTCCACCTGTACAAAGGTATGATGGGCTCAGCTCGATTCATTTTACCATAGGGAGAGACATTTTTGCAATTTTAAAGcttat encodes the following:
- the si:dkey-76k16.6 gene encoding glycine N-acyltransferase, with translation MQVSERVTTMEQLNEMQLKTVETQLKELYPQSQQVYGYIFQMNRVMADPIQVFVDRWPEFNVILCKPPYEKEGDLFKDTCVFTKDEASFRNILGENNIIDWTKFLCLGTSLCYEEMVMAVASERKVPVNKVSVSHMMMLQDPSRLPPVQSAIESMISSLDESHTDLVNKTWKFGNTENSFQMIRNMIRHYPSCCVLDAESQLPIAWVLTYPSCAMGMLYTLQEHRGQGLAKALVSSMSRRLYSQGFPVYCFVEEENTLSYNLFTNLGFTEDPQYRAAWFDFNSL